One Phocoena phocoena chromosome 5, mPhoPho1.1, whole genome shotgun sequence genomic region harbors:
- the NAAA gene encoding N-acylethanolamine-hydrolyzing acid amidase, with amino-acid sequence MRAAGSSARMALALLLLAGASAAASSSAPPLFNVSLDAAPELRWLPVLQHFDRDFLRASMARIIGDTVPKWVLALIRKAVWELELFLPQPFTDEIRGQCDALNFTLADCILLNLAYESTAFCTSIVAQDSTGNIYHGRNLDYSFGNFLRKLTVDVQFLKNGQIAFTGTTFIGYVGLWTGQSPHKFTVSGDERDKGSWWENMIAALFQRHSPVSWLIRTTLSESENFEAAVYELAKTPLMADVYYIVGGTFPQEGVVITRNRDGPADIWPLDPLNGAWFRVETNYDHWKPVPKRDDRRTPAIKALNATGQANLSLETLFQVLSVFPVYNNYTVYTTVMSAASPDKYMTRIRNPS; translated from the exons ATGAGAGCCGCCGGTTCGAGTGCGCGCATGGCGCTGGCTCTGCTGCTGTTGGCCGGGGCGTCGGCCGCCGCCTCGTCCTCCGCCCCGCCACTCTTCAACGTGAGCCTGGACGCGGCCCCCGAGCTGCGCTGGCTGCCAGTGTTGCAGCACTTCGACCGCGACTTCTTGCGCGCCTCTATGGCGCGTATCATCGG GGATACTGTCCCCAAGTGGGTCCTCGCATTGATCCGAAAGGCGGTCTGGGAGCTGGAGctcttcctgccccagcccttcACCGACGAGATCCGCGGCCAGTGCGACGCTCTGAACTTCACCCTGGCCGACTGCATCCTCCTTAACCTGGCCTACGAGTCCACAGC aTTCTGCACTAGTATTGTGGCTCAGGACTCCACAGGCAACATTTATCATGGCCGGAATCTGGATTACTCTTTTGGAAATTTCTTACGCAAGTTGACAGTGGATGTGCAGTTCCTAAAGAATGGGCAG ATTGCTTTCACAGGAACCACCTTTATTGGCTATGTAGGATTATGGACCGGTCAGAGTCCACACAAGTTTACTGTTTCTGGTGACGAACGAG ATAAAGGCTCGTGGTGGGAGAATATGATTGCTGCCCTTTTTCAGAGACACTCACCGGTCAGCTGGCTTATCCGCACT acCCTGAGTGAATCAGAAAACTTTGAAGCAGCTGTTTACGAATTGGCCAAGACTCCCCTTATGGCTGATGTTTATTACATCGTTGGTGGTACATTCCCCCAGGAGGGAGTGGTCATCACAAGGAACAGAGATGGCCCAGCAGACATATGGCCTCTAGATCCTTTAAATGGAGC GTGGTTCCGGGTTGAGACAAATTATGACCATTGGAAGCCAGTGCCTAAGAGAGATGACCGAAG AACACCTGCCATCAAAGCTCTTAATGCCACGGGCCAGGCAAACCTCAGCCTGGAGACGCTTTTTCAG GTTTTGTCAGTGTTTCCGGTTTATAACAA CTACACAGTTTATACTACGGTAATGAGTGCTGCCAGCCCAGACAAGTACATGACTAGGATCAGAAACCCGAGTTAA